In one window of Candidatus Angelobacter sp. DNA:
- a CDS encoding helix-turn-helix transcriptional regulator, producing the protein MKNRVRDLRSAKEWSQADLAEKLGVSRQTVNAIETEKYDPSLPLAFKVARLFKRSIEEIFDDNHS; encoded by the coding sequence ATGAAAAACCGGGTGCGCGATCTGCGGTCGGCGAAGGAATGGTCGCAGGCCGACCTGGCCGAAAAGCTGGGCGTGTCGCGGCAAACCGTGAACGCGATCGAGACGGAAAAATACGACCCGAGCCTGCCGCTGGCCTTCAAGGTGGCGCGCCTGTTCAAGCGGTCGATCGAAGAAATTTTCGACGATAATCACAGTTAA